The following are encoded together in the Vigna unguiculata cultivar IT97K-499-35 chromosome 2, ASM411807v1, whole genome shotgun sequence genome:
- the LOC114173455 gene encoding transcription factor bHLH49 has translation MSDKKKFEVDRNEDPMGYSSGMHSDWRFEGANLANSSAGLVAMGNSMNASRGDLIGSSSCSSASMVDSFGASYWDNTTGSQNLGFCDFNVHNNGGSSNTAGIRKEGFGFGRVAQVHHGTLEMAWNPANSMVPNGPGLFPHSLSQFPTDSGFIERAARFSCFSGGNFTDMVNSYGIAQSTGVYGARDAIAGHGLKSVTEGQSQGGDMNVVEATKDLSPSVEHLASKGSPLKSDKRSEGHIMSQDDGKLSLVRPANESDRAESSDDGGGQDDSPLLEGASGEPSIKGLNSKKRKRSGLDADNGKGNGATEIPNDAAQDNSENQQKVDHQPIPATKSSGKNAKLGSQASDPPKEEYIHVRARRGQATNSHSLAERVRREKISERMKFLQDLVPGCSKVTGKAVMLDEIINYVQSLQRQVEFLSMKLATVNPRLDFNIEGLLAKDILQHRPGPSSGLGFPLDISMAFPPLHSSQPGLIHPIIPNMANSADILQRNIHQQLAPLNGELKEPNQLSDAWDDELHNVVQMSFATTTSLSNQHVDGTVSASQMKVEL, from the exons ATGAGTGACAAAAAGAAGTTTGAGGTGGATAGAAACGAGGATCCTATGGGTTATTCTAGTGGTATGCACTCGGATTGGAGATTCGAGGGTGCAAATCTTGCAAATTCTTCTGCAGGTTTGGTTGCCATGGGAAATTCTATGAACGCCAGCAGAGGGGATTTGATTGGTTCGTCTTCATGTTCCTCTGCTTCAATGGTGGACTCTTTTGGTGCAAGCTACTGGGACAACACCACCGGCTCCCAAAACCTGGGATTTTGTGACTTTAATGTCCACAACAATGGGGGTTCTTCAAATACTGCTGGAATAAGAAAAGAGGGCTTTGGCTTTGGAAGAGTTGCTCAGGTTCATCATGGAACACTTGAAATGGCTTGGAACCCTGCTAATTCTATGGTACCGAATGGCCCAGGGTTGTTTCCGCACAGTTTATCTCAGTTTCCAACTGATTCTGGATTCATCGAGAGAGCTGCAAGATTCTCATGTTTCAGTGGAGGGAATTTTACTGATATGGTGAACTCATATGGTATTGCTCAATCAACGGGGGTTTATGGAGCAAGAGATGCTATTGCAGGACATGGGTTGAAATCTGTAACTGAAGGGCAATCTCAAGGAGGTGATATGAATGTAGTTGAAGCTACGAAAGATTTGTCTCCATCTGTTGAGCATCTGGCTTCTAAAGGAAGCCCTCTCAAGAGTGATAAAAGAAGTGAAGGTCATATTATGTCTCAAGATGATGGGAAGCTATCTCTTGTTAGGCCTGCTAATGAGTCTGATAGAGCTGAATCTAGTGATGATGGTGGTGGCCAGGATGATTCTCCATTGTTGGAAGGTGCTAGTGGCGAGCCTTCAATCAAAGGGCTAAActcaaagaaaaggaaaagaagtgGGCTG GACGCTGATAATGGGAAAGGCAATGGAGCTACAGAAATTCCTAATGATGCTGCTCAGGACAACTCTGAGAATCAACAGAAGGTAGACCATCAACCAATTCCAGCAACCAAGTCTTCAGGGAAGAATGCCAAACTAGGGTCTCAAGCTTCTGATCCACCGAAGGAGGAATACATACATGTTAGGGCTCGCCGGGGTCAAGCAACAAATAGCCATAGCCTTGCAGAGAGA GTTAGGAGGGAAAAGATAAGTGAAAGGATGAAGTTTCTTCAAGACCTTGTACCGGGATGCAGCAAG GTCACTGGCAAGGCAGTAATGCTAGATGAAATCATCAACTATGTACAATCACTTCAGAGACAGGTTGAG TTTTTGTCTATGAAACTTGCAACAGTAAATCCGCGGCTGGATTTTAATATTGAAGGACTTCTTGCAAAAGAT ATTCTTCAACATCGGCCAGGTCCTTCTTCTGGTCTAGGATTTCCTCTAGATATATCCATGGCTTTTCCTCCATTACATTCATCTCAACCAGGGCTGATTCATCCAATTATTCCCAACATGGCAAACTCAGCTGACATTCTTCAAAGAAACATCCATCAACAGTTAGCTCCCTTGAATGGTGAATTGAAGGAGCCAAATCAG CTATCTGATGCATGGGACGATGAGCTTCACAACGTCGTACAGATGAGTTTTGCAACAACTACTTCCCTGAGTAACCAACATGTTGATG GTACTGTGTCAGCAAGTCAGATGAAAGTTGAACTTTGA